The nucleotide sequence CGAGCTCTGCCACGCCATAAAGTCGAATCCTGTCACCAATCATATACCCGTAATCATGCTTACGGCCAAATCAGATGCCCAGTCGAAACTTGAGGGATTAAGACTTGGTGCCGACGCCTATTTGAAAAAGCCCTTTGATGAAAAGGAACTTATCATTCGTATGGCCCAACTACTGCAGCAAAGGGAAGTGTTACGCGATAAATATCGCAATCCCGTTTTTTGGGACGGCCAAAATTCAAAAGGTGCCATCGAAACCGATGCTTTTGTTCTTAAAGTAAGAAGTATCATAGAAAAAAATATAGACAATAGCGGTTTCGGCATTTTAGAACTTTGCAGGGAATTGGGCATTAGCCGAAGCCATCTACATCGAAAACTCAAGGCACTTACCGGTTCATCAACCAGTATGTTTATACAAACCGTAAGGCTTCAAAAAGCCCGTTTGCTTCTAAAAACCTCACAAAAAAACGTCTCGGAAGTGGCATATGAAGTCGGTTTTGACGATCCAGCCTACTTTTCAAGGGTCTTTTCAAAAGCTTTTGGCCATCCGCCAAGTGAAACACATAAAAACCTATAAAACAGTATCTTAACCCTTTCCTTATCTTAAATAAGGCAACAATACTCCAACAGTATTCTGCATCATGAGCAAATAATCCAGACTTTGACAACAATGTTAAAGGTCTAGTTCCCATACAGCGTGTAATTTCGTTGCAAACGGCTTCAAGCAGGCATTTTCTATACCAATTTTACCATCATCAAAAATCATCAAAATCCCACCTAACTCACATCTATGATATTCCGAACGGTATTTGTCCTTTCCCCCTCAAATTTAAAACCCTTGGATTATGCAAGATTCCACCACATTGAGTACCCTAGAAGAAATCAGGGCCATTAGCTTCTTTTCAACCTCTTTAAGTTCCAAAGAAACGATTGATGAAATACTTTGGGATATTACCAAAAACGTGATCCATCGATTGGGATTCATTGACTGCGTTATTTACACTTACGATTACGAAACATGCCAACTAACGCAACATGCCGCTTATGGTGTTAAAAATCCGTTCGATGAGCGTATACACAATCGGATTAAACTCGAATTGGGCGAGGGAATCGTAGGTAGTGTGGCTATGTCAAAATCAGCTGAAATCATCAACGATACCTCTAAAGACCCAAGATATATCGTTGACGATGCATCACGCCTTTCGGAAATATGCGTGCCCATTATTATAAATGACACCCTATTCGGCATTATAGACTCTGAGCATCCGCAAAAAGCGTTTTTTACGGAGAAGCACCTACATCTATTGAATATCATTGCCGCACTTTGTGCACAAAGAATCAAAGCGCTCAACTTAAAGACCAAAAAAAACTTTACCAAGGCCAACCAATACTTTAAAAAATTGGAAGAACTCATGCGGTTCAAAAAGCTGTACCGCAACCCCAACCTGAGCTTGAACTCGGTTTCCGAAGCACTTGGCATTTCCGCATGCTACCTATCAAGTATGGTCAACAGTCTTTTGAACAAAAGTTTTATCGATTTTATCAATGAGTATAGAATTGCAGATGTCAAACAAAATCTAAATTCTGACCGCTATGCCCACTATACGATCGTTTCTTTAGGCCTCGAAGCCGGGTTCAATTCCAAATCCGCTTTTTATTCGGCCTTTAAAAAACATACGGGCCTTACCCCACTGCAGTACAAGAACGATTGCTGCGTATTATCCTGATTTTTTAAATCCAAAAGATACAGGACTCCCCCCCTTGACTTAACGATTAGGTTTGCACCTGTAACCTTAATAAGGAAATTTTTCTTGTCGAAAAAAATCGACCCTGGCAAGCCAATAGAACACTTTGACATTCGAGAACAACAACAATTAAAAATAAGGGGAATCAACGATTCCTTTCTATTAAATCAAGTGAATTATAAACAAAAAACAATTACTATGAAAACTTTAAGAAACGTACTTTTCCTAACATTCTTCGGATTGCTTACCATTGCCTGCTCCAAAGATGGTGAAGACGGTGATATTGGGCCTCAAGGTCCACAAGGTGAACAAGGGGAACAAGGGCCGACGGGTCCACAAGGTGAAGCAGGTGCCGATGGCGAGCAGGGGGAAACAGGTACGGCCAATGTGATTTATTCCGATTGGTTTGATTCGCCTATTCTCGGCGATGACGGTAATATAGAGTCGTCGACGGCCAATGGCTCTGTAGATGTGGCGGGACTTAGCGAAGAGTTCGTCGAGACCGGCACCGTATTGGTATACGGTAAGGTAACCTCGAACAACAATGTGTATGCCCTGCCCTATTTGGGCAACCAAGGGGTCAGTTACTATTACTATTTTGACGAGGGCATAATCAATATCAGGCTGGCTACCGTAGACGGTTCGAATATAGGGACGACTTTGTTCGGTACGTATCGCTATGTGTTGATTCCCGGAGGCGTTAAAGCTAAAAATGGAATTGGGGGAGTGACTACCAAGACGGAAACTATGGATTTTTCAAAAATGAGCTATGACGAGATCGTGGCACATTTTAATATTCCCAAATAAAGCCAGTTCTATAAGGAGGCTGTTAACGGCCTCCTTTTTTTCTACCAAAACCTTGGCAATAGACTTTCATCTTAAGGCAAAAGTCTAGCAACGGTACAAGAACAAAACATCCTCACCCAAATTACATTTCCATAAAAAACAGATATGAAGACACAAAGCATAACACTAATTCTATTATTCCTTTGCAGCTTATCAATGGCACAACAACAGCCGAATACGATAAGAGTGAGCGCACGGGCTATCTATATCGACCCCGACCCTGTTTTTAAAGCGGACGTCTCCCTAACCGACAGTTATTCGGACCAAAGCATCAACAAAATGCAGATCGATCAAATGAGAGCGCATTTTAAAAAAATCATTGAGGATAACGGCTTGTCTTGGAACGATATAAAAGAGCATCCGGGCACCTTTGGCTTTGAAACCATGGGATACAATAAAGAAGGTATTATCTATCAATATAAGACCAAATCGGCCGAGAACATGAAACAGTTTTTGAAAATTAAATCGCCCCTTATTCAGAGCCTGAATATGACCTCAAATATTCAAATCGATGACCGCGAAGCAGAAAAAATCACCCAGATGGCCTTTGACAAATCATATAAACAAGCCTCGCTTCTTGCCAAAACCATGAATAAGGACTTAGGAAACATTTTATCGGTACAAGAAAATGGAAGCGTTTTCGGAAAACAATATGGGGTTAGCCTATACTACGACAGACCGCCAGGTGAGTTTTACTACGATATTATGGTAACCTATGAACTTAAGTAAACCCATAAAAAATCGCGTTCTTTCGTCTATTTCTATTGCCCGCCATTCGTAGCAACAAAGATTCTACCATAGTAAACTAGGTAAAAGCTCAACAAATTGAACTAAAAAACGACCTTACATTCTTGTGACGGCTCCAAGCTATAATGGAATGATAAAAATAGTTGTGGAAGTACGGGTATTCACCCAACCCATAGCGGGTTGCAAGAGAGAAGTTGCCCCAAAGGCATAGGGGGAACACGTTTACCCAGCGTTTTCTAACCATTCATTGTACAAAACAATGTAGAATACGTTGGGTCGACCCCTATGTTCACTTGGGAAGCCTCAGGTAAAAATAGACCCCCGGTCTCTTATCGGGCCTATGGCCTAACTCTATTTTTCCCCCAAGCTTATCAACAATAGCCTTGATCGTGGCTAGACCGATGCCTGTATCCATAGTGTTTTCAAAACTTAAGGTCTCGAACATGACAAAAACCTTATCCCAATATTTCTCCGGTATGCCCGGTCCGTTATCTTGGTAGGTAAAATTATAACCCTCGTTGTCTTCTGAGAATGCAATTAGAAGTTCGGTCACCGATCGTTCCGAGAACTTTACGGAATTCATTATCAATTCAAAAAATATCTGAACGAAACTTT is from Zobellia galactanivorans and encodes:
- a CDS encoding helix-turn-helix domain-containing protein encodes the protein MQDSTTLSTLEEIRAISFFSTSLSSKETIDEILWDITKNVIHRLGFIDCVIYTYDYETCQLTQHAAYGVKNPFDERIHNRIKLELGEGIVGSVAMSKSAEIINDTSKDPRYIVDDASRLSEICVPIIINDTLFGIIDSEHPQKAFFTEKHLHLLNIIAALCAQRIKALNLKTKKNFTKANQYFKKLEELMRFKKLYRNPNLSLNSVSEALGISACYLSSMVNSLLNKSFIDFINEYRIADVKQNLNSDRYAHYTIVSLGLEAGFNSKSAFYSAFKKHTGLTPLQYKNDCCVLS
- a CDS encoding collagen-like protein encodes the protein MKTLRNVLFLTFFGLLTIACSKDGEDGDIGPQGPQGEQGEQGPTGPQGEAGADGEQGETGTANVIYSDWFDSPILGDDGNIESSTANGSVDVAGLSEEFVETGTVLVYGKVTSNNNVYALPYLGNQGVSYYYYFDEGIINIRLATVDGSNIGTTLFGTYRYVLIPGGVKAKNGIGGVTTKTETMDFSKMSYDEIVAHFNIPK